The window GCAAACTATAGTAATGGAATATTCTTGCAAATTGTCAGACAATTTTTCATGTTTGTCTCACGTTAGACCTCTTTCCATTTTCACCAAGAGAAAACAAGGAAAAAATATTTCTCGACCTTGTAGGGCAAGGCAATATTTTTTCTTCTAGGATTCtaactctttattttatttacttataaCTCAGACTTTGTTAGATCCCTTTTTCAAACTTGGCATGTATTGTGCAAGATTCATCATTAACTTTGCCATAACTTGCATTGTATCTTAGGATGGAAACAACTCGGCCAATAATTCACATAAGAATTAGAATACTTAACGCCACCTATTTAAGCAGCCATCCTTTGGTGTATGTTTTCACGGTGCAAAATTCTTGGAGAGAAGCTGTCTCTCACCTTTGCGCACTTGCGGTGAAATATTCACATCTCGCCATAGGAGAGTCCAAATCATGGGCGGCCTAATTCTATAGAAACCAGACGTAGAGTGGGGCAAAGTATCTAAAACAAAATCAGATCCAAACTCCTTCTAGATCAGCTAGAGTTAAATTTGAAAAATGATCTACTGGCCTGGCCTGTAAAGCTGACACCATCGCGCCCTCTCGCCAAAAAAGTCATACTATGGTGTACGAGTGTCGAAAGTACAAGCCGTTTGATTCTTATGAAAGTatacacaaagggctacaatATATCTAATAATAGGAGCAAAAGACCTTCTGTATCATCTCAGGTAAGATTTTAAATTTTTGCTTCAGATTCTGCCATGTTTGATTTTGCAGATCATGCGCCTTCACAAAAAGAGCCATATCTCATTGTTGGAACGTTCAAATCATGAACCGCTTGATTCTACTGATCTAAACTCCTTCTGAATTgtctgaaatttatttttaaaattgataTACGCGTCTGACCTGCTGATCTCATAGCTCTGCGTACTCTCGGCAAAAAAAACCGTATCTCGAGATAGGAGCATCCAAATCACAAGCCATTTGTGGTGTTGAAAATTAGACTCCTGGAGCTAAGACATATGTAGAAATTACAGTTAGAATATTCCTAGGTTTTCCTTGATAATTTGTTGAATCTGGAATACGAGTTCTGATGTGTTGGCTCCTTCATCTTTGCACGCTCTTGCTAAAAAATGCATATCTCAAGATAGGAGCATCCAAATTACGAGCTGTTTATACCGTTGGGAAGAAGACTCGGAGATATACAACATATATAAAACTCGAAGCTTCAGCCCTTTTGATTCAGTCGTAACAAATCTTTGAATCAAGCGCTGAAATAGAGAAGATTGTTCGGGCAGCAAActtctatttccttttttttgttttgcaggTTTGGAGAAGATATACATGGTGAGTTCTCCAATCCGCATCATGAGAAGAAGTGGATGATCGACACTCTCTTTTTTTGTTGGCAAAAAGGTGCATGAAGCATATGATCCATCAAGATTTGGCAGAGAAGTGCATGTCACAATGTTCACCATCCGAATTGAAGCGTCGTGTCATTGACACCGGTTCTTGTTGCTGAGTGAAAGCTCTGTACCGTTGTACTTATTGCTTGTGCGTGGCTGGTGGAACTTCTGGTTTCGGATACTCAACGACCTAACTCATAGTCGAGGCTAGAGAttaatgaggctcccaaattttAACTTCCCTTTCCATGCTGATTAGTTTTAATCAAACTTTTTGTTACTCATGCtaacctttttttcttcttttctttttttagaacGTGGGGTTGTGGAAAAGTATTCATGAAGTAGCAGAACCACTAAACGAAATCAGCTATAGCCCATGAAGCATTGGTTTCTGAACTGAGCTTTGCACCGTGAACACCAATCAATCATGTGAAATCAAAAGCTTCTTGTCGTCTGCATCGATATTGTGAAATTAAAGTATCGTGTTGCTGAAACGTTATGCTATTGGCACCGAGGACtcctaaaatatatttttttgcagGATTTTGAGAGAGTTCTATAGATCTTGATATCCCTAGGAGTGTCTAAATTGCAATCCAATTGATTCTACAGAGTCAAAACTTGCACCATAGCATCATATCCAAAACTTAGGGCCAAATTTCATCAGGACATGTCGGAATGAACTTTCGAAGGTGATGCACAAGTCTATCATTTCGACTTCACAACATTGCATGTTGTCATCGGAAGTACATATCTCAAACTGGGAACATCCAAATAGTGAACCGTCTATATCGGCCGCAATGTTATTTTGACGACGCTCCTGATGTCTATCTTGCTACTTTTCTGCTTTGTTTATTCTCATAGAgaaattcatatctcgagcttCGGGTGTCGGAATCGCGATCCATCTATACTGTTGGAAAGAAAACTCCAAAAATTACAATATCTTTAAATAGCATGCCAAAAATCCTTTCAGAATGCCTGCCATAATATTTTGAAGTTGCTACAGACAACTGCCGCACTTGATTTCTAGATTTGCGCACTCTAGATAAAGAAAGTCATGTCTTAGGCTAGAAAGATCGAAATAACAAGCCATTTGCGCCAATAGAAAGAAGACTTAGAGAtaagaaaattctcaaaatatcaCAGAAGTATTCCTTCCAGATTGACCGCAACAATTTCTTGAAATTGATCTAGACGTCTACCTTGCTGCTTTTCAGCTTTGCACGCTCCAGGCGAAAAATTCATATCTCAAGCTAGGAATCTCCAAATTGCGATCCGTTTGCGCCGAAGCTGCATCACATTTGAATTTAATGGCAGAAATCCTTTTGGTATGGAAACAGAAAATTCTCAAAGTCGACCTAGCTGCAGTAAACTTTCAGATTCGTGTAGTTCCGGCGAAAAAAATCGTATCTTGAGCTAGGAGTCTCCAAATCACAAACGGTTTGTATTGTTGGAAACTAGACATCCGAATCTACAACATAAAAAAACTATTAGTGGCAGAATGTCTTCCAGATGGACCGCTGTAATTTTCCAAAATTGATCTTGTTGTCTGTTGAGCTCGCTTTCCATCTCTATGCTCTCTGAGTTGTTTTGagagtgttttttttttcttctagaaATTGACTTTACTATCTTGCATGTAGTAACTTTGACTATCATGCTTCATAAATCTTATCTCTTAGTTTTCTTTTGCAGACTCGCAAAGAAGCTCAAAGGATCCAGATATCAGACTGAGGTGTCATACAAGATGCGGAGCCACCCCTTCACCAACTGTTGCACTTGATTTGTTGATAATATTGAAGTTCATCAACGGCGGCTCCCATGGTGATTGAAGATTGTTTTTCAAGAGAGACGACTTCTCATATATGTGACATTCAACCAACACTTGCACAAGATAAGCAAACTATCATGCTCTTGACCTAACAACAAGATATGTGGTCAAGAGATCATCACAACTACTGAACGCGAGAGACATACACCGAGAATGGCATTAAATTTGGAGACGTAATACGGACTTGGAAAAGCATTTAAGACGTGTCAGCAACAAAGCCTAGTTTACGATCATCTTCGTGATTTAGGCTTTTGTATAGAAAAATGTCTAGTTCCTTTTGTCTCTACATTGGATGTATCAACTTTTGTACTATTGAAGCAATAAAATATCTTTTGTACTTCAACGCAAATCGTCTTCTTTTCCTCATAGATATGTGCCTCTACACTTGAAGAATTTATGTGATGATCCCATAAGCCaaacccttttttttttatattcatgcaactgaacttagaatgaaagtctaagctgcctacgtacttcggtgaagaggatcaagtcataacgTAGTTCAGAGTGATGAGTTTTTTTTAATGTTCTATTTTTTTTCCTAGGTCGCCTCTCgtgaggttttcaacctagcagactttttttttttacttttgcctaggccgtctcttttgaggttttcaacctagcagatTTTTCTTTTTGGCCGTACACACTTTAGACTTATGCAGGCCAGGAGTGTAGCAAcgtgcagtttaggctcatgcatcaAGGAGGGTCGTGACTTGCAGTTTAAGCTAGTACGTCGAGGAGCATAGGTGAATTTCATGGGAAGTATTGCTTCAGATGTTTTCCGTTGATCGGACCAACTCTAAGACCATCCTTATCAACAATTTTGTATGCGCCACTTGAATAGGTTTCCTTCAtaacatatggcccatcccattttgaggTAAACTTGTCGCCTATGCGTTTGTTGAGGATTATGGGTCGTCGAACAGCTAGAACTAAATCTCCCACTTGGAATGATCGTGGCTGCActttcttgttgaaggctctagctAGTCGAGCTTGATAGCACTCTAATTTTTGTTGCGcttccaatcttttctcatccaaTGCCTCTAAATCTGCTAGGCGAAGTTGAGTATTCTCTTTGGACGTGAGTCCTTCTTGGATTGCGATCCGCAATGATGGAATTTGTTGCTCCAACGGAAGGACTGCTTCTATGCCATACACCAAAGAGTAAGGAGTTGCTTGTGTAGCAGTTTTGAAGGTTGTCCGGTTTGCCCACAAAGCTTCACCAATTTTCTCATGCcagtctttcttgttctttgcaACAACTTTCTTCTAAAGGTTACCAAGCGTCTTGTTAAAAGCTTCAGCAAGGCCATTGGCGGGTGCATTATACATTGAAGACTTATGTTGCTTAAAACCAAATTTCTCGCATAGACTCCTCATGAGCTTGTTGTCAAATGGCATTCCATTATCAGTGATTATGTATCTTGGTATGCTGTACCTAAAAATTATGTTCGACTTGATAAAATCGGCAACCAtttccttttttacttccttGAGTGGAACAGCTTCAGCCCATCTAGAGAAGTAGtctgtacatatatatatatatatatatatatatatatatatatatatatatatatatatatatatatatatatatatgtccatTTGATGATTTTGGAAGCGGTCCAACAATGCCAAGTCCCCATGCATCAAAAGTCCATGAAGCTACAGTTGGATGAAGAAGATCTGGAGGTTGGTGGATATAGTTGGCATGGAATTGACATACTTGACATCTTTTGGCATGTTCCAAGTAATCCTTCACCATTGTCGGCCAGTAGTAGCCCATCCTCTTGATGCGAAAATAGAGTTTAGGACCAGATTGATGTGCTCCACATGAGCCAGAATGTGCTTCCTCCATCGCTTGGTGGGCTTCTTATTTGCCAAGACATCGCAAGAATGGTCCTTCAAAAGAGCAGCGAAATAATGTCCCCTTGTAGAAGATGAATCGTGGTGCCCTTAGCTTGATGTCTGTTCTTTGTCGCGGATCCTCAGGTAACTTTCCATGTTCAAGGTACTCTATCAATGATTTCCTCCAATCCTCTTCTTCAATCACCCCAACAGACGTATGATGACTTTCGTTGATTTGAAGATCAAGAAGTCTAGGAATGACCTATCAATGACACACATGTACCTTTGTTGACTCATTCTCTCCAAGTGCCATCATCGTGGCCAagttagccaaagcatcagccatGCAATTTTCTTCTCTTGGGACGTGGTTTAAGAACACTTGGTCGAATCTTTCAAGTAAACCAGAAGCATATTGATGGTATGGCTAGAGATCTTCCTTCTTTACCTCGTAACTCCCCAATAGTTGGTTGATGATCAGCTTAGAGTCGTCGTTGATTTGGAGCATGTTTCACCTAAaacaaaggagaatggcaagtCTTGTCTTTCTAGTAAGATCAACACAACACCTGCCCCTGTGCCATTACGACGTGTATatccatcaaagaacattgtcCACTATTCTTCAATGAAAAAAACATCTTCATCCGGAAACTCATCTAAAGTCTCCCATTCCGCCAGAAAAGAGTGATCAGCTAGAAAATTGGCTAGTGCTTGTCCTTTCACAGCCTTTTAAGGTGTGTATGTGATCTCATATTAGTTAAAAGATATGGACCATCTTGCTAGGCGTCCCGAAAGAACAGGTCGAGTCATCACGAACTTCACAGGATCTGCTCGAGAGATGAGTTTGACATTGTATGCTTTAAAATAATGTCTTAGTTTCTTTATTGCATAAAGTAACGCTAAGCATATTTTATCAACAGGCGTGTAGTTCAACTAAGTTCCTATCAAAGTTCGACTGAGGTAGTACAAGGCTTGTTCCTTTCCTTCATCATTCTCTTGAGCAAGTAGTTCCCCAAGTGAGCGTTCTTGTGCCGCAATGTAGAGTATCAATGGCTTCCCAAGCATTGGTTCCCCTAACACAGGTGGATTCACCAAGTGTCTTTTGAtgctttcaaaagcatttttgaCATGACTGATCCCAATAAAAAGGGATATCCTTCCTCAATAGATTATTGAAAGGTTGACATCGTCTGGCCAGATTAGAGATGAACCTCCGTATGAATGCTAAGTTTCCCCGTAGACTTCGAAGCTCCCTCAAGTTCTTTGGCTCGGGCATTTTCTGATTGGCATCAATATTTGCGggatcaacttcaattccacgaTGGCGCATAATGAAGCCAAGAAACTTTCCTGAGgtaactccaaatgcacacttgagTGGATTCATCTTTAGGTCAAATTTTCTTAACCTTTGAAAAACAATTCGAAGGTCTTCAAGGTGGTAACGCCTACACTTCGTCCTCACCACCAAGTCATCGACGTAGCATTCAACCCTCTGATGAAACATGTCGTCAAATATGTTTTGCATCGTGCGTTGGTAGGTGGAACCAACATTCTTCAGACAGAAGGGCATCACTTTGTAGCAGTATATCCCTTTTGGAGTTCAGAAAGAAGTACACTCTTCGTCTTTTGGAGACATTCTGATTTGATAGTATCCGGAGGACCCATCCATGAATGACATAGCTTCATGCCCTATTGTAGCATCAACCATAAGTTCAATAATTGGTAGCGGAAAGTCATCTTCCGTACATGCCTTGTTTAGGTCTCTAAAGTTAACACAAACACGTATTTGATCATTCTTCTTCTTGACATGTACAATATTCGATATCCATGATGGTTACTTCACCTCTCAAATAAATCCAGCCTCGATGAGCTTGTTGACTTCGACTTCAATTTGTGGTTCTAGCTCGGGTCGAAATATGCGTTGTGACTGCTTCACAAGGCGTGCTCCACCTTTGATCCCTAAATAATGAACGACTACCTTAGGACTAAGACCATGCATTTCTTTATACGACCAAGCAAAGACATATTTGTACTCGGTCAATAACTTGGAGTATTCCTCCTCCTCCTGAGGCGTAATAAGCACACTAATGAAGGTGGGGCGTG is drawn from Nicotiana tabacum cultivar K326 chromosome 22, ASM71507v2, whole genome shotgun sequence and contains these coding sequences:
- the LOC142175767 gene encoding uncharacterized protein LOC142175767, whose amino-acid sequence is MEEAHSGSCGAHQSGPKLYFRIKRMGYYWPTMVKDYLEHAKRCQKKVVAKNKKDWHEKIGEALWANRTTFKTATQATPYSLVYGIEAVLPLEQQIPSLRIAIQEGLTSKENTQLRLADLEALDEKRLEAQQKLECYQARLARAFNKKVQPRSFQVGDLVLAVRRPIILNKRIGDKFTSKWDGPYVMKETYSSGAYKIVDKDGLRVGPINGKHLKQYFP